The following proteins are co-located in the Nocardia bhagyanarayanae genome:
- a CDS encoding TetR/AcrR family transcriptional regulator, with protein sequence MTASGSARIRLRSEDRRRQLIGIGLRLLVTRPIHELAIDEVAAEAGISRGLLFHYFPTKRDYYIAVVRAAGDRMLGQTEVPESGTSQTREHAVTDGFVSFIRRRRANYVALVRAASGGDDRVMEVFQDIRATLTDRILHAMGRSEADAMTRLAVRGWLAMAEEMAVEADDDVATSDLVDYLVDALGRLFDSPAD encoded by the coding sequence ATGACCGCGTCCGGGAGCGCCCGCATCCGACTGAGGAGCGAGGATCGTCGGCGACAGCTCATCGGCATCGGGCTGCGCCTGCTCGTCACCCGCCCGATCCACGAGCTCGCCATCGACGAGGTGGCCGCGGAGGCCGGTATTTCGCGCGGTCTGCTGTTCCACTACTTTCCGACCAAGCGCGACTACTACATCGCCGTCGTCCGCGCGGCGGGGGACCGGATGCTCGGTCAGACCGAAGTTCCCGAAAGCGGAACGTCGCAAACGCGCGAGCACGCTGTCACCGATGGCTTCGTGAGCTTCATCCGGCGCCGCCGCGCCAACTACGTGGCACTGGTACGCGCGGCCAGCGGCGGCGACGACCGAGTCATGGAGGTGTTCCAGGACATTCGCGCGACCTTGACCGACCGCATCCTGCACGCGATGGGTCGTTCCGAGGCCGACGCGATGACGCGCCTGGCCGTGCGCGGCTGGCTCGCCATGGCCGAGGAGATGGCCGTGGAAGCCGACGACGACGTCGCCACCTCGGACCTGGTCGACTACCTCGTCGACGCCCTCGGCCGCCTGTTCGACTCACCCGCCGACTGA
- a CDS encoding alpha/beta fold hydrolase — MPTSHINGAELAYIDTGLPPRRPHAPTIVFGHGLLFGGWMFEPQIEALRSRYRCVAIDFRGQGYSAPTPSGYDMDTLADDVVALIDHLDLAPVHYVGLSMGGFVGQRIAARRGELLRSLTLLDTSAEAEGAVQAAKFKLLALVYRLAGVGLVRERAANLLFGPVFRASSAGEPVIAEWARRLSRSERAGIHRAIVGVADRSAILPELDRIDVPTLVVVGADDIDTPPDKARQIADHIAGATLEIVPNCGHTSTLEQPEVITELIARFVKTTDDVAAAARSGR; from the coding sequence ATGCCGACCAGTCACATCAATGGCGCCGAACTCGCCTACATCGACACCGGCCTCCCGCCCAGGAGACCGCACGCGCCGACCATCGTGTTCGGACACGGGCTGCTGTTCGGCGGCTGGATGTTCGAACCGCAAATCGAGGCCCTGCGTTCGCGTTACCGCTGCGTCGCGATCGACTTCCGCGGTCAGGGTTACAGCGCGCCGACACCGTCCGGCTACGACATGGACACTCTCGCGGACGACGTGGTGGCCCTGATCGACCATCTGGATCTGGCGCCGGTGCACTACGTCGGCCTATCGATGGGCGGGTTCGTCGGGCAACGCATCGCCGCGCGCCGGGGTGAGTTGCTGCGCTCGCTGACCCTGCTCGACACCAGCGCCGAGGCCGAAGGCGCCGTACAGGCCGCCAAATTCAAGCTGCTCGCGTTGGTCTACCGGCTCGCCGGGGTGGGCCTGGTGCGCGAGCGCGCCGCGAATCTCCTGTTCGGTCCGGTGTTCCGGGCGAGCTCGGCGGGTGAGCCGGTGATCGCCGAATGGGCTCGGCGGCTGAGCCGATCCGAGCGCGCCGGCATCCACCGCGCGATCGTCGGCGTCGCCGACCGCTCCGCGATCCTGCCGGAACTGGACCGCATCGACGTGCCCACTCTGGTCGTCGTCGGCGCCGACGACATCGACACCCCGCCGGACAAAGCCCGGCAGATCGCCGACCACATCGCGGGCGCCACGCTCGAGATCGTCCCCAACTGCGGCCACACCAGCACGCTCGAGCAGCCCGAGGTGATCACCGAGCTGATCGCGAGATTCGTCAAAACGACCGACGACGTCGCCGCGGCGGCCCGCTCCGGTCGCTGA
- a CDS encoding SGNH/GDSL hydrolase family protein yields the protein MLGATRTLLTSAAVAILPFAATAGSPAGPATADPAYSEYVALGDSWAADATGSQISTQFAPVNCLQSAHNYPKQVAAALSVPVFRDATCGGAETRHMTSPQATALGSNPPQFDSLTPTTDLVTLGIGGNDAALAKSVFTCLTLDPAATPCRDTMITGDTDLMTEAIGVAATRVTATIAGIRQRAPHARILLLDYFDAVGTTGGCFPEIPISDADAIWLGDKLVELNRMLARVAAATGVEFVDTHTGSTGHDACQPPGMRWVEGLVPFSSTPAGLAVPFHPNQLGADYQARRVLETLGA from the coding sequence GTGCTTGGGGCCACGCGTACATTGCTGACGTCGGCCGCGGTGGCGATCCTGCCATTCGCGGCAACGGCGGGATCGCCCGCCGGACCGGCGACAGCCGATCCGGCGTACTCCGAGTATGTGGCGCTGGGGGACTCGTGGGCGGCCGATGCCACGGGCAGCCAGATCAGCACGCAGTTCGCGCCGGTGAATTGCCTGCAGAGCGCCCACAACTATCCGAAACAGGTGGCCGCCGCACTGTCGGTTCCGGTCTTCCGCGACGCCACCTGCGGCGGCGCCGAGACCCGGCACATGACGAGCCCGCAGGCCACGGCGCTGGGCAGCAACCCACCCCAGTTCGACAGCCTCACTCCCACCACGGATCTGGTGACGCTCGGCATCGGCGGCAACGACGCCGCCCTCGCCAAGTCCGTATTCACCTGTCTGACGCTCGATCCCGCCGCCACACCGTGCCGGGACACGATGATCACCGGGGACACCGACCTCATGACCGAGGCCATCGGCGTCGCCGCAACCCGGGTGACCGCGACCATCGCGGGCATCCGTCAACGCGCCCCGCATGCCCGCATCCTGCTGCTGGACTATTTCGATGCCGTCGGCACCACCGGCGGCTGCTTCCCGGAAATCCCGATATCCGACGCCGACGCGATCTGGCTGGGCGACAAGCTCGTCGAGCTCAACCGCATGCTGGCCCGCGTCGCCGCGGCCACCGGTGTGGAGTTCGTCGACACCCACACCGGCAGCACCGGCCACGACGCCTGCCAGCCACCCGGAATGCGGTGGGTGGAGGGGCTCGTCCCGTTCTCCAGCACGCCGGCCGGACTCGCCGTGCCGTTCCATCCCAATCAGCTCGGGGCGGACTACCAGGCGCGGCGGGTGCTGGAGACGCTGGGCGCGTAG